In Gammaproteobacteria bacterium, a single window of DNA contains:
- a CDS encoding ABC transporter permease gives MSFLLESLREAALLLISLDADVCRVAATSLVISLAAVLMASLVGIPLGILVAVARFPGRSLLLGLLNALMAMPTVVVGMLLYGMLSHRGPLGEWHLLYTRGAIAIGQFLLIFPLIWNLSIAAVRNADWRIDYTSRILGASPLQRGLVLMDEMRYALLAAAIVGFGRAISEVGIAMIVGGNIHGFTRTMTTAIALETARGDFEFALALGILLLLIAFVVTFGPQQLQQKS, from the coding sequence GTGAGTTTTCTTCTGGAGTCTTTGCGGGAAGCGGCGCTGCTGCTGATCTCCCTGGATGCCGATGTCTGCCGGGTGGCCGCCACCTCGCTGGTCATTTCTCTGGCGGCCGTCCTGATGGCCTCTCTGGTCGGCATACCCCTTGGGATCCTGGTCGCCGTCGCGCGGTTTCCGGGGCGCAGTCTGCTGCTGGGCCTGCTCAATGCCCTGATGGCCATGCCTACGGTGGTGGTCGGGATGCTGCTGTACGGCATGCTGAGTCACCGGGGCCCGCTGGGGGAGTGGCACCTGCTGTACACTCGGGGCGCCATCGCCATCGGCCAGTTCCTCCTGATCTTCCCGTTGATATGGAACCTGAGCATCGCCGCGGTCCGGAACGCGGACTGGAGGATTGACTACACCAGCCGCATCCTGGGCGCCTCGCCGCTGCAGCGCGGCCTGGTGCTGATGGATGAGATGCGCTATGCGCTGCTGGCCGCCGCCATCGTAGGTTTCGGGCGGGCGATCAGCGAAGTGGGCATCGCCATGATCGTGGGCGGGAACATCCATGGATTTACTCGTACGATGACCACCGCGATCGCGCTGGAGACCGCGCGCGGAGATTTCGAATTCGCCCTGGCGCT